A region from the Pseudomonas promysalinigenes genome encodes:
- a CDS encoding gluconokinase: MNSSLSAIVVMGVAGCGKSCVGDAIAKRSGGRLIEGDAFHPAENIRKMSAGIPLDDNDRAGWLVRLGQELQAAVQAGERPILTCSALKRRYRDTLRDAMPELVFVFLELTPSEAEKRVLARPGHFMPASLIDSQFAALEVPHGEPLTLTLDATQPINVLAEAVDAWLKPHGDRNLARTA; the protein is encoded by the coding sequence ATGAATTCTTCCCTGTCCGCCATCGTGGTGATGGGCGTGGCTGGCTGTGGCAAAAGCTGCGTCGGCGATGCCATAGCCAAGCGAAGCGGCGGTCGCCTGATCGAAGGCGACGCGTTTCACCCTGCCGAAAACATCCGCAAGATGAGTGCTGGCATCCCACTGGATGACAATGACCGCGCAGGTTGGTTGGTGCGTCTTGGCCAGGAGTTGCAAGCGGCGGTCCAGGCTGGTGAGCGACCCATACTCACCTGCTCGGCACTCAAACGCCGCTACCGCGACACACTGCGTGACGCCATGCCGGAGCTGGTATTCGTGTTCCTCGAACTTACCCCGAGCGAGGCCGAAAAGCGCGTACTTGCACGCCCTGGGCATTTCATGCCGGCCAGCCTGATCGACAGCCAGTTCGCCGCATTGGAAGTTCCCCATGGCGAACCGTTGACCCTGACCCTGGATGCCACCCAGCCAATAAACGTGCTGGCCGAGGCGGTCGACGCGTGGTTAAAGCCCCACGGTGACCGGAACCTGGCGCGCACTGCCTGA